In Methanobrevibacter sp. V74, the sequence GAAGGCAATTATTTAAACAATAATTTCATTAAATAATATACATTGAAACTTGGAGTATTATTTTCATGAAAATAGTTATGGTTGGCCAGTTTCCACCCCATTTTGGTGGAGTGGGAGTGCATATACATACTTTATCTAAAAAATTAGTAGAATGCGGAAATGAAGTTTATGTAATAACTTATCCTCACAAAGACATTAAGGATATTGATGGAATACATGTTATTGGAACAAAAGGCATTAATATTCCCGGTGTTAGAGGATTGATGTTTAAAAAGAATGCTAGAAAAGCATTAGAACAACTTCTAGAAAAAGTTGATATTGATATTATTCATGGCCATTATATCTTCCCTGCAGGTGCCGCAGCAGTTGAAGTTGGAAAAAAACACAATATTAAAACTTATGTTACAGCACATGGTTCTGACATGTTTGAATTATATAAATCTCATCCATTGATGCGTTCTAGAATTAGAAATGTATTAAATGATGCTGATGGTATTTTTGCTGTAAGTAATGCTTTAAGAGATGAAATTATTGAAACTGGTATTGTCGGGATAGCTAATAAGACCAAACTTTCATGGAATTCTGTAGATATTACTAAGTTTTCAACTAATGAAAATGATTCCTTTAAGAAGGAATATAATCTTGAGGATAAACCTGTTGTTCTTTTTGTTGGAAATTTAATTAAAAGAAAAAATGTTGATTCGCTTCTTGAGGCTAAAAAAATTGCAGATAGTGATTATTATTTGATAATTGTTGGAGATGGCCCATTATTTAAAAAACTTAAGAAAAAAGTTGAAGACGAAAATATTCCCGATGTGATATTTGCCGGTTCAAGAAGGGATGTAGAAAACATCATTCCAGGCTGTGACGTTTTAGTATTGCCGTCTTTTTCAGAAAGTTTTGGTTTGGTGTTAATTGAAGCTTTGGCTTGTGGCAAACCAGTTATTGGAAGTAATGTTGGCGGAATTTCAGAGATTATTACAAAAGATGTTGGTTTACTGGTTAATCCAAATAATGTCAATTCAATATCTAAAGCAATTGATAATATTGTTAATGATGATAATTTAAGATTAAGTTTATCGAGGAATGCTAGAAATAGGGCATTGGATTTCTCTGAAGTTGATATTCCTTATGATGAGGTTAAATAATGAAAAAAACTGTAAGATCTCCCGGTTCTGCAACAATAATTAATGCTATTGCAACGGGTTTTGGTTCTGCTTTTGGAATTGGACTTGATATAAAATGCGAGGCAAAAACGACTTCCAGTGGGATTGCATGTGTAAATGACGTTGGTGCAGACAATACATTGATGGATTTATGTGTAAATAAAGTTTTCAATCATTATAATATTGATTTCAATGATTTTGGAATTAGCTTAAAAACAAAATCCCGTTTGCCTGTAGCATCAGGTCTTTCAAGCAGTAGCGCTTCATCAAATGCTGCTGTCAAAGCAGTATCTGATATTATTGCTTGTGAATATAATTTAACTCCATTAACTGATTTGGAAGTGGTCAATATGGCTGTAAATGCATCAATCGATGCCGGTGTTACAATTACCGGATCATTTGATGATGCAACTGCATCTTACTTTGGAGGAGTTGTCATCACAGACAATAAAAACAGAAAATTCATTTTAAAAGAGAAAATGGAGGATTATTCTGTTTTAATTTATATGCCTGATTTTTATTCAAAGTCTGGCGATTCTAATGTGGAACGCATGAAAGTTTTAGCTCCATTAGTTGAAGTTGCATATGATTTTGCATGTAAAAAGGAATTTTTCAGTGCTTTGAATTTAAATGGATTGATTTATTCCGCATCATTAGGTTTTAATTCTTCAATTGCTGTTGATGCTCTTGAATCTGGAGCTTTAGCATCAGGATTGTCTGGAACAGGTTCATCTTTTGTTGCTATTGTTGATGATAATTCTATTGATAATGTCCAGGAGTCCTGGATGAAGTATGAAGGACATATATTTAAAACTAAAGTGGATAATGAGGGGTGTTGTTTTTTATGAAAAAGATGTGTGTTTTATTGTTGCTTTTAGCTGTATTTATCAGTATTTCTGCAGTTTCAGCAACTGAAAATATCTCTGCTTCAGATAGCGCATGTGAAATATCAGAAGTAGAACAAGATAATATTGAAGTTTCAATTAGTGATGATTCAAATCAAAATAACACGTTAAGTACAGATAATGATGGTGATGATTCGAGTCAAGAAATTATTCAGATTCCATCTAAAGTATCTGCTAAAAACATTAAAAGTACATATGGAACTAAAGCGAAGTTTTCTCTTAAAGTATTTAATCAAAATGGTAGTGTGATTATTGGGGAAAATGTAAGATTTAAAGTAGCAGGTAATGTTTATAATACCAAAACCGATTCTAACGGTATAGCTACATTAAAACTTAATTATGATGCAGGCAAATACACAATAAACTATTATGTTGGGAATTTATCTGGTGAAAATACTTATACTGTGTCAAATAATATTACCATGAAAATTTTTAAATGGGGCAATAAAGGAGATATTTCTAAAGTCAAATTACTTAAAAAGAACATGCCTAATAATAAATGGATAAAAAAAGCTATTAAAGCTGCTAAAAAAGGAAATCTTCTTTTAAAATTTAAAGGGGGAAAAGGCAAAATCGTATTCATCACTGCGGGGGTTCATGGTAATGAATTATCCTCTCAAGTGGGTGTAATGAAATTAATTGAGTATTTGAGCAAAACTCCAATTAAAGGAACTGTTTATATTATGCCTTTTGTTAATATTAAAGCAATTTCTAAAAAAGTAAGACATACCGGAACTGATTATAATCGTGTAGCTAATAAAGCTGGAACCATCTCTAATAAAATAGTAAATCTTGTTGTCAAGTGCAACGCTGATGCTTATGGTGATTTCCACACGACCCAACCTGGAGGGAGTCCCGGAAAAGATATTGTAATGGGATCTAAAGCTCCTGCGAAAAAATGCAATAAACTGACAAAATACATTGCAAGGTATGCTAAAGTTAACAAAAGAATTTATAAATATGCAGGTCAACAATATCCTGGAGCGCTGGCTGATAATGTTAATAAAAAAGGTATTCCTGCAGTTATTTGCGAAGTATTGCTTCCACATAATACTGTAACTGCAAAAACGGTTAAAACCTCATATAATATGATGATTGCATTATTAAAATTTAATTCAATTGTCTAAGGGAATTTTTATTAATGTCCTTTCGCTGTTGTTTGTCAGGCAAAATTGCTTTCAATAATCAAATCATTTTGAAATTTAAATCGTTTCTTTAAATAGTAAACATATAGTTTATATACTAGGATTTCAATAAATCATATTATTATCAATTTGGTGATTTTTTTTGAAAAGTAATGATGAAATAAAATCTTTTAATAATAAAGAAGAGGCAGAGCTACTTCTCGAGAAATCCCGAAAACGCATTGATGAAATTGATAATGCGTTATTTGATTTAATTTCCGAAAGAACTTCTCTTGCAAAAGATATATCTCTTTCTAAACAATATCTTGAAATGCCAATTTACGATAAAAGTAGAGAGGATGCAATTCATGAAAAAATCGAGAGGATGGCCAAGGAAAATAATCTTGACGTTGATATAATTGATCAAATAGTAAATATGCTGACTATTTTAAGTAAAAATGAGCAAAAGAAATTTTAAGGGAGGAATGTTAATGGGCAATATTAGAACTTCATTTGTTAAACGTTTAGCAAAAGAATTAATCGAAACTCACAATGGTGTTTTTACTACTGATTTTGATGAAAACAAAAAATTAGTACAGGAATACTCTACTGTAAGTACTAAACATTTAAGAAATAAAATTGCAGGATATGTAACTAGGCTTGTAAGGTTAGAACAAACCCACGAATAAGCTTTTTTTCATATTTATTTTTCACTCTTTTTTTATTTTAAACTTTTCAGCGATTTTGATGCATGTTTTACAATGTTGTCAATTTAGAAATTTGATTTTTTAGGTTTATTTCTTCATTATTATAATGCTATTTATTTGTTGGATTTAATTGATGTACATTATTTTTACTTTTTAAAATGGATTTGTTATTCATCTTCAATCTTTGATTAAAATAATTTAGTGTCTATTATATTTGAACTTACTTATGAAGATAATATTTTAATGATTAAATTCATTGTTTTTATTAATATGTTGTAAAAATAGTTATTTTTATATAATATTAATTAGATTAAATTAAAGTTTTATTAAATTAATTTTAGTGTTTAAAAAAGGTATAGGGTAATTGAGGACAATTGTAAGCATGAAAATAAAACAAAAGTCCTCATTATTAATATTGGGGCAATTCATTAATTAATTTTTCTATTTTCTTGGAAAAATAGAAATTCGTAAATCTGCTGTAGAATTGTTTAAACTAATCCATTTGATTTTTAAAGAAAAATAATCAATGAATATTTAAAAAAATTAATTATAAGATCAATAATCCTTTATTTAAAACATATAAATGGATTTTTCTTAACCACAGGTGATGGTTCTAATTTTGAAATTTCCTGACTTTGAAAATGTTAGAGAAGAATTTGGAATAAAAAAGTTATTAACCAATTTACCAAAAAACATGATAGACAACAGAAGATATTTGAAATTTACTCTCAAAAATGGGGAATAGAAACTAATTACAACACATTAAAAACAGATATTACATCGAAAATTACACCTAAAAACGACAAATATCCATCGAACAATAATCAAATTATGCATCAAATCGTCTGAAAAAATTTAAAAAAAAACAGAAAATTGGCCAGAAGACCCACACCTACAAGAAAATTCAACATGAACTACAGATTAAAATGAAAAATAAAAAAAT encodes:
- a CDS encoding shikimate kinase translates to MKKTVRSPGSATIINAIATGFGSAFGIGLDIKCEAKTTSSGIACVNDVGADNTLMDLCVNKVFNHYNIDFNDFGISLKTKSRLPVASGLSSSSASSNAAVKAVSDIIACEYNLTPLTDLEVVNMAVNASIDAGVTITGSFDDATASYFGGVVITDNKNRKFILKEKMEDYSVLIYMPDFYSKSGDSNVERMKVLAPLVEVAYDFACKKEFFSALNLNGLIYSASLGFNSSIAVDALESGALASGLSGTGSSFVAIVDDNSIDNVQESWMKYEGHIFKTKVDNEGCCFL
- a CDS encoding glycosyltransferase family 4 protein translates to MKIVMVGQFPPHFGGVGVHIHTLSKKLVECGNEVYVITYPHKDIKDIDGIHVIGTKGINIPGVRGLMFKKNARKALEQLLEKVDIDIIHGHYIFPAGAAAVEVGKKHNIKTYVTAHGSDMFELYKSHPLMRSRIRNVLNDADGIFAVSNALRDEIIETGIVGIANKTKLSWNSVDITKFSTNENDSFKKEYNLEDKPVVLFVGNLIKRKNVDSLLEAKKIADSDYYLIIVGDGPLFKKLKKKVEDENIPDVIFAGSRRDVENIIPGCDVLVLPSFSESFGLVLIEALACGKPVIGSNVGGISEIITKDVGLLVNPNNVNSISKAIDNIVNDDNLRLSLSRNARNRALDFSEVDIPYDEVK
- a CDS encoding 30S ribosomal protein S17e, giving the protein MGNIRTSFVKRLAKELIETHNGVFTTDFDENKKLVQEYSTVSTKHLRNKIAGYVTRLVRLEQTHE
- a CDS encoding succinylglutamate desuccinylase/aspartoacylase family protein, whose amino-acid sequence is MKKMCVLLLLLAVFISISAVSATENISASDSACEISEVEQDNIEVSISDDSNQNNTLSTDNDGDDSSQEIIQIPSKVSAKNIKSTYGTKAKFSLKVFNQNGSVIIGENVRFKVAGNVYNTKTDSNGIATLKLNYDAGKYTINYYVGNLSGENTYTVSNNITMKIFKWGNKGDISKVKLLKKNMPNNKWIKKAIKAAKKGNLLLKFKGGKGKIVFITAGVHGNELSSQVGVMKLIEYLSKTPIKGTVYIMPFVNIKAISKKVRHTGTDYNRVANKAGTISNKIVNLVVKCNADAYGDFHTTQPGGSPGKDIVMGSKAPAKKCNKLTKYIARYAKVNKRIYKYAGQQYPGALADNVNKKGIPAVICEVLLPHNTVTAKTVKTSYNMMIALLKFNSIV
- a CDS encoding chorismate mutase → MKSNDEIKSFNNKEEAELLLEKSRKRIDEIDNALFDLISERTSLAKDISLSKQYLEMPIYDKSREDAIHEKIERMAKENNLDVDIIDQIVNMLTILSKNEQKKF